The genomic interval TTGAGTATGTGGAGGCACGAGCCGCCGGACATATACGGCATGACCACCCACAGATTGTGCTCGTTGACGAAGGAGCAGTGTGATTTGAGCACGTTAGGGTGGTCCACGAGGATCATTGTCTGCGCCTCGCGAGACACGTTGTTCTGCGTGCATTGcattggttttattttaattttatttaattttatttgttctcTGTAACGAATTAATCGAACTGAAAGATAAATTGGTGAAATCGATGAATAAACGATAGAATTACCAGATCGCAATTGTCACGTTCGAAGTCGAGGATTTTGATGGCGACGACCTCGTTGAAAGGAACGCAGAGCGCGCGGTGAACAGAAGCGCTGACGCCCTGACCAATCTCTTCGTAGAGAAGGTAATGTTCAGCTCCGATCGGATACTTCTTCTTCTCTGTCTCCTTCTCTTTGCCCTTCTCCTTCATGTTGATCGATCTTTGAGGCGACGATATTCCAGAGAAGTCGTTAGATTCAGATGAGAAAGGCAAAGAGAAAAATCACGTGAAGATGGAAGACAacgaatgaatgaatgaattgtgGTAAGGGTAAGGGTAATTGGGTCTGTCTCCTTCCGCAGCTTTCTCGTGAAATTGAAACTAATGggctttcttttctctctctcttttcgtattttttttttattttttttttcagttttctcGCGGCCTTATCGGAAAGCCAGAATTCGCCTTTCCAATCCAAACCAACTCATATCTCCCGCCATTTTTCTTCTGCAACCAACTCTCTCTCCTTGTTCTTAAACaataaacattatttacattaattaaaaaataaacattatttaaatttaattaaaaaataagtaaacattaaaaataagtaaacattatttatatctaattattttattcgctaatttatttttaacagaaacaaaaatcTCAAAATACTTAGCAGGTATAACAAGGATATGTTATACGAGACAGgagaaaactaatttttaaaataatttatagttgATAGACTTTGAAAGATAATAGAAAAACTACATGCATATATGTATACTTACATAAATATGAATCGGATTGCAAAactgtatttaaatttaattaattaactatcacacagaaaaataatatttttaattggaatgATGTTCGCCAATAAATGtttagaaaatagaaataaaataaattaacttttattagcATTTTCGTTCAACTCATCTTTCTTATAAACGTGGTAACAAAGATACATaagtatatatatgttttttattttttagtactCCAATATGAATGAAATGTTTAAAGGCCGATATAATTGAATTCTAAAGTTTTAAGAATTGGACCTAAACAAGttttgatttaataaatatatcgTTAATATATCGTGTATTTTGAGAGATATTTTGGTAAAAGATAaaggatttatatttttgttatgattttttgtaactgagatattttttaatatttcatacaaTAGgcaatttataattattttgtttatacgAAACTATTCTGACTTTAATGTTACGTCAAAATGTCTTCAGTTTAAATTACCTAACTTTTTATTGATGTCGACCAATAAAACATAAGTCAATGAAAAActctcatatataattttttcaaatttgcattttaaatttatctataaactcattttaattataaaaaagttaattttatttatatttgtaccGAACCACTAAATAAAGTAGAAAACATTGTTGAACAAGACTCGTTTAGTATTGTTTATTTAAAGTAGCTAAACAACATTGACATAGATATTTGTTGCTCGAGAATATgcgattaaattttgataatttgattatataatatattattagaatatatatagttaatttaGTTAAACAGCATAATGTTATCGTGCTAATTTATCCTATTTTTTgtgagtttttattattttttattttttgaccggttttatatgatataatttttttttaaatatacataatattGATTGATGAAGGACAATCGcgtattttcatatttatctCGCTATTCATATACATCATAAGATTCTTATAGTGACAGGTCAAAGATATTTTTACATGTTGATTTTCTCCTATTgtaatttcaataataaaaacaatcaaGTCATTTAAATTTTGTCACTTGTATATGTTATGAATTATGCTATgagaataattttatatttcattcctTGCAAATTCTAATTGAAAAATTCTTCGTAATAGAATCATAATCTATCTTAtttctcattaattttttttcttccctatttattttccttttctcatttttttttgttacttttaaaaCGTTCtcatttagtgtttttttttgttatatttgataattttcattattatatacaaaaaatataataatttaaatattcaaatagattaaaagatcatatgaattgttattttattaaaagaatatagtgaaattattataaaattttggaaCACATCTTCATAAAAAGTCAAAAtagtgtgtgtgtatatatatatacatatatatatatatatatatatatatatatatatatatataatattataaaatcaatttctatTTTAAGTAACAACACATAAATTTTAGAACATACTATATgcgaaaattaaaatttaatacttaTTAAGAAATTTAGAGATAATATATgtcaaaaatgatttttaatacTCTGAAAtcatgtgttattttttatataacattatcaattaaaaaatattaattaaataaatataatagtatttattttataaaaccaataaatttaatttttaaattgccCTATATCTGAATAGTAGGAaatcatataaacaaatttacacgaaaaaacattttgaaaataataacattgaataagattaatatatatagatatttctCATAATGtgatattaaaatcttttaaataagatttctccaatacatatataattattatcgTAACCATGCATTTGTATTTCTTTAGATGTGTTCAACATTCGATTTgacaaaatataagaattaattgGAGGAATGCTCGGCTTCGTTTTTACCATATttgcaaaaaattataaaaatgtatgagTCGTGTTTCATGATTCTTTAGCAAACATTAACTTTTAGGTGTACCTGAGATTAATATGTACTGGTAGGTAGATTACGACTACTAATTTTAggaaatctaaaataatataattgtttcACATCAtactcattattttatttcagtaATGATTATTAGCATCAGTTGACTTCTAATTAAGtcagtaaaaattattattcaattggTTACAGTGAAATAATGACCAACTAAAGTctaaacaaatcaaaattatgaCATTACTTGcgatatttacttatttttgataaaattttgtttgtattttagtttaaaaggaTAATCCCATTTTTTTGTGTTGGGTATTTTAGATTGAACATTGTAATTGTATTTTTCGTACTTTTATATGGTAACAATACATACATCTTTCAAggattaattttatcaaatcttataatatcaacaataaaaccaatataaaaaagaatctAAACTCATTATACGaggaaaaaattgtaaattttctttttatgtaatCTTCTTTccatatttcattattaaaataatataaatctatCATGAAACCTTTGTgattgtataaatttaaaagataatatttcattttaaatcttAACTATTTACAACGTGACATAACCATAAAAAACCTCGCTTGTTTAATAATAACGagaaaaaatcaacaaattcataaaacataacaagaatatttaaaaaaaaaataagaaacaacaaataaaagaagcaaaataaatttaaaaaagaaaaattaaaaattaaaattaaaacattattatatttcaaatttcaaagaatatttaatcgaattttaaaattcgatgAATTTCtaaattacatttcaaaatccattgaattcttaaactaaattttaaaatccaattcattttgaaattagattttgaaattcaataatatctaaattcaataaattacttaattaaattttaaatttcgaTATTATCTACTACTTTTAAAACTATACTAAGATTTTAAAAATCGActgaataattttataaattaaattttgaaatccataacaaatgtaataaaaataaatatcaaatttatacttacaacaaaataataagtgagattatgtcaatatatatatatatatacacctctctttatatatatatatatatatatatatatatatatatatatatatatatatatatatatatatacctctCTTTTAAAGGAAGATAACAAACAATGAGAAAAgcttcaaacaaaaataataaaaataaagaaaaaaaatacaatgttattcaaagaagaaagttgaagttaaagaaaagaaaaaacagaattaGAGTTGCATCTGAAAATGAAAGTGACTTAGGAGTAcgaatatcaataaatataacacCTTCCATAGCAAATACATTTGGTAAACAATAttgtttatctaattaatttaatattttatttatattcataatgAACTTATATGACATTACAGTAAAATTTAGCGGTGCAGAAAGAAGACCCCTTTAAAACGTTACTAGGCCCGAAGTGTTTTGCTTCGAGTAATAGGAAATGCAAAACTACTAAACAGGAAATGCAAAAAccattatattaatattacaagATCGTTTGTCCCACcatgtttatttactttttttttttttatgaaatattaagagattttcaaataaaataaattactatgaaaattgaattagaaaaaagaaataaaagcacaaggatcttttaatgaaaataaaaattaaatttgaaggcTTTACATacagaaattaattttgcctcATCAATTTTACATAAAGAGTTTGTTTGCCTCCATTATATCAAAGTAGTAAATGcaaaactattaaatttatatttaacaagATGTCCtacatgtaataaaaaataaaatggtagtTGAATTCCACACCTTGCTTTAAATTCATTTACAATATTTCTTTGATATTCTAGGCTCgtgtgtcaatttttttttatgaaataaatatcatgagattttaaaataaaataagttattgtgtaaattaaattaaaaaaaattataaacaaaaggaGGTTTCATGTTATTTTAAAGATTAGACAAAAGAGtttgtaatcataaatcaaagATTAGACAAATCAGagaataaactataaatttatacacataaaataaagttaatatttacGGTAGAATTtgcttataaatttaaataagataaaaaaataagggtttataaaataaaggttttaataaattataaccaatatataatagttaattaagtaaaaaaacaacattatattttacatgCGAGGTTGACGTGTTCATCTCTACATACAACTGCAACAGACTAGATTGTTTCTCTCTCTAGTCTAGGGTTTCTCCCTCTACTACCGTACCTTCATCGGATCGCTGCCGTTTCCGGCGCCATTCCGATAATTCGGCGACATGAAGCTCACGGTGAAGACTTTGAAAGGCAGCCATTTCGAAATTAGGGTTCAGCCCTCCGACACTGTCAGTAATCTCCATCTCAATCCAGCTCTCTCCCCCTCTTCCCCTTTCCACGCACTCTCTCTCATTTTCCTTACCTCTTCGGTATCAGTATCTATTGTTATCCTCCATCGTTTCATTTCCACTGAGTACTGTGCCGATTGATGTggttcattttcaaattttggaaCCCAACTTTTTCTCCATTGGTTTTCAAGTCATTGCCTATTTGTTATTGTTCAAACTCACCCGCCATTGATTCTGTTTGTATTTGTATCACatactcttattttatttcccACCAACAGCTTACAAATTCATTTAGTGTTTCGTTGATGCTAGTAttgcttttattatttcattagtATTGAAGGATTTTGTATGTTCCTGGCGTGATACTTAGTCTCCAAATGCCGATGTTATTTTGGGTATTATTGAAGACTGCTGGTACTGTATTCACTGGTTTCATGTGTTTTGCCCCCTTGAATATGATTATAATCCCGATTCTGTGCtctctattttgttttaatatcaatttatggTTATAATATGAATGTATTACTGGGCTTTATGTGATATTCAGTAAATTTTAGACGTGTTATTTTCCAATTATGTTGTTTATCCGCTGaaattgttgttatttatttagataaagtTTTCCTGCTTCCTTCACATCAGGTTATGGCTGTCAAGAAGAATATTGAAGATGTACAGGGCAAAGATAATTACCCGTGTGGACAGCAATTGTTGATTCACAATGGCAAGgttttgaaagatgaaactACATTAGTTGAGAACAAAGTCTCTGAAGATGGCTTTCTTGTTGTTATGCTTAGCAAGGTATATTTCTTCCTTAAAAATGCTTTGGCAAACAAATGCATAGGCAAGCTACTTGCTTACTGGCTGTCATTTCAGCTCATATTTTTACCCTGTACTAGTCATTATACATTGTTGATagtgaaatttatttgtttaatttttagatactgagatttattgatttaacaaatttaattgataGCAATCTTTTGCTTGGATTCTCTCATTCtctgatatttttgttttgacatTATGAGAGGCATTAGATCCTGTCATATAGTATCTTTTACGCTGTTTCAATTCGATAAACTCAATTAagacatttttctttcaataagcTTTAGCATTTATATGGTAAGAAGCACAGTTTACCTTTTTTTACCACAATTTGCCATTTTACTTCTCTATTTTCAGAGTAAAGCATCAGGTTCTGCTGCAGCTCCATCTGTTCAGGTATGTAATTACTCGTTCAATTGttgaagttttctttcttttctagttttctttatCTGTATTAAATATGGTGAAATCATGTCAGCCTGCCAGCAGTCCTGCTACAACTGTATCAACATCCAATTCCAACCCAGCTTCTGATCCTCCAGTGCAGACCCAGTGAGTCTACCTTTGAGGAGGTTGATTTCTATACTTGCAAGccacatttttctttatttattatatccGGTTTTGCAGGGCTGCGAACAACACCACATCTAGCACGGATGCCCCAACTACCAAGTATGGTTTTTGTCTCTACATTTTTCTTAAGATACTGTTAATAAATTCCACTGAATTTTTTAATTCCGGATGCCATAATGTACTCCCATAAAATAGTTAATGAGTGAATAACAATGAATTATGGTTTGGATCTTTAGTTCNATAGGAACAATTTGTCAtactttgaattttaatatttagtgttatggtttttctttttctcatgggCTTTGCGATTGCTGCAACTGTTTAATCAAAGGAATTAGTTTGATCTCGACGTTATGATACCTGAAGCagtctatttttttattcaaataattttactgAATCTTTAGGGGGTTCATTTGGTTATTGTAGTAATcatttaagtaaaatttgatatttgcTGAACCTAGTTATTATGTAATGTAAGATGTTTTGTCGCTGCTTTTATCATAACCATGGtgttatctttctttttcttttggccAGTAAACATTGTTGGGatgagttgttttttttttttttttttttattttatttacattgttCCCTTTCCTATCATCAAAAAGCCTTCTAAATATTGTCTCTTCGTCATTTTTTCAGTGTTTCTGCAGACACTTATGGTCAGGCTGCATCGAATTTAGTTGCTGGTAGTAATCTTGAGCAGACTATTCAACAAATCATGGACATGGGCGGTGGCAATTGGGACAGAGACACTGTTAGTCGTGCTCTTCGGGCAGCTTATAATAACCCAGAGCGGGCAATTGATTACTTGTATTCTGTATGTCTCTTAACTGCTTGTAGTTTTTGTCAGCTTAAATTTTCTGTCGCACATGTCTGGATTAAgaaatctttgtttttttatgtgcCTGTATTTCAAAAGGGAATCCCTGAAGCAGCAGAAGTTGCCGTGCCAGTTCCTAACTACCCCGGTAGTCAAACAACTGAAACAGCTGGGATTCCTTCTGGAGCAGTTCCTGTAGGACCTAATTCATCTCCTTTAAATATGTTTCCTCAGGTAAAGCTTATGGTACTAAATGgatcaaaaataatttcatctatttctgttatttttgtgttttacaTCAAGCTGAAATTCTTTCAGGAGACAATTTCAAGTACTGGGGCCGGACTTGGATCTCTGGACTTCCTTAGAAATAATCCCCAGGTGAGCTTGCTGCTCCATCAATTGTTATTCTCTTTAAGTCAGAAGACTTATTCTTGACTAACTAAGTTGTAAGAAGGATATTGGTTAACTTAGTCTATAGGTTCCTATAATACAACAAATTCCATTAGGTAGGTACTTTTAGTGCAAAATGTTAGAGTTCTTACATATGTTGAAGTTTTTGATATAGTCCCTAATGGACTGACTGATTTCAACTGTTAATGTATGCTTTCAGTCTGTCAAAAATGTACGTGGTTCATGTATCACATGCAGAATACATTTAATGTGCATTGGGTTAGTGTCTAAGTAATAGCATAACATGTTATAATACTCAGAATTAGTCCCCACTACTAGGTCTACAAAAAGTAAGTACTATAATCATACCTCAACAAAAATCtttccattttatttaaattcttttgaaagattctgttctttctttctaaatttaCCCGTCTAAATTCAACAGTGTTCTGCTGGCCATTCATATCGGCATTACATAATGTTAGGAAAGGACCGAATAAGGAAGTAGCATTGAATAAACCATCAATAATTTAACGTCATGTATTATGTTTGACATTAatcctttttccctttttgtcTTGTAACCAAAACCGGTTTTTTCTGTAGTAGGATCGGCTACATTAATGAATAGCATCATTGTACTTGTCAAAAGCCAATCTTTCGGAGAGACAATTCTTTTAATGGTTTCTCTCACTTCTCTTGGTTGTCTTCCATCATTAAGTATAGGGTTATCCTCTATTTTATTTGCTGTTCAAAGTTAGGCTTCTTTCTTCAATCACATGTCCAAACCATCTTAGGCACAAATATACTTATTATCTTTTCTTGAAGAGGAGTTACTTCCCCGATTCAAACATtgctaatattttattttcttttgtgacCTCATCGCATGTTCAATGTAATGTTTCATTCTCAACAACACTTGTGATCTTCTTGTCCTCTATCATC from Vigna radiata var. radiata cultivar VC1973A chromosome 9, Vradiata_ver6, whole genome shotgun sequence carries:
- the LOC106774248 gene encoding ubiquitin receptor RAD23b-like isoform X1, with translation MKLTVKTLKGSHFEIRVQPSDTVMAVKKNIEDVQGKDNYPCGQQLLIHNGKVLKDETTLVENKVSEDGFLVVMLSKSKASGSAAAPSVQPASSPATTVSTSNSNPASDPPVQTQAANNTTSSTDAPTTNVSADTYGQAASNLVAGSNLEQTIQQIMDMGGGNWDRDTVSRALRAAYNNPERAIDYLYSGIPEAAEVAVPVPNYPGSQTTETAGIPSGAVPVGPNSSPLNMFPQETISSTGAGLGSLDFLRNNPQFQALRSMVQSNPQILQPVLQELGKQNPGLLRLIQEHHGEFLQLINEPVDGSEGDIFDQPEQDMPHAINVTPAEQEAIGRLEAMGFDRASVIEAFLACDRDEQLAANYLLENAGDFED
- the LOC106774248 gene encoding ubiquitin receptor RAD23b-like isoform X2; translation: MKLTVKTLKGSHFEIRVQPSDTVMAVKKNIEDVQGKDNYPCGQQLLIHNGKVLKDETTLVENKVSEDGFLVVMLSKSKASGSAAAPSVQPASSPATTVSTSNSNPASDPPVQTQAANNTTSSTDAPTTNVSADTYGQAASNLVAGSNLEQTIQQIMDMGGGNWDRDTVSRALRAAYNNPERAIDYLYSGIPEAAEVAVPVPNYPGSQTTETAGIPSGAVPVGPNSSPLNMFPQETISSTGAGLGSLDFLRNNPQFQALRSMVQSNPQILQPVLQELGKQNPGLLRLIQEHHGEFLQLINEPVDGSEGF